One Notolabrus celidotus isolate fNotCel1 chromosome 18, fNotCel1.pri, whole genome shotgun sequence DNA window includes the following coding sequences:
- the adprm gene encoding manganese-dependent ADP-ribose/CDP-alcohol diphosphatase, with protein sequence MEKCPEHPPLFTFGVIADIQYADLDDGYNFTRTRRRYYRSSLQLLKNALESWRESAVKPKFILQLGDIIDGFNKSHDASDQALDTVLTEFSSGPAEVHHVWGNHEFYNFSRSALLRSRLNSTLHSDGILNAAPADSEIYAYSFSPVPGFIFVVLDGYDVGLLGREESSQQYKDSLSLIRQHNPNKDLNSPVFKGLEERYTMFNGGFSKVQLDWLDSVLSSADEKQEKVTIVSHLPVHPRSTTPICLAWNYDELLSVIRSHSCVVCFMAGHDHDGGYHRDKNGGVHHLTVQGVVETPPDGNAFATVSVYEDKMELKGCGRVRDRVFEFPQNEGNITKAMTDLQIN encoded by the exons ATGGAGAAGTGTCCCGAACACCCGCCGCTGTTCACCTTCGGTGTGATAGCGGACATTCAGTACGCAGACCTGGACGACGGCTACAACTTCACCCGGACCCGGCGGCGGTACTACCGGAGCAGTCTGCAGCTGTTAAAAAACGCTctggagagctggagagagtcGGCGGTGAAACCGAAGTTCATCCTCCAGCTCGGAGACATCATCGACGGCTTCAACAAGAGTCACGACGCCTCAGACCAAGCTCTAGACACGGTCCTGACAGAGTTCAGCTCCGGGCCCGCGGAGGTCCACCATGTGTGGGGTAACCACGAATTCTATAACTTCAGTCGGAGTGCGCTGCTGCGTTCAAGGCTCAACAGTACTCTACACTCCGACGGGATCCTGAACGCAGCGCCAGCTGACAGTGAGATCTACGCGTACAGCTTCAGTCCGGTACCCGGGTTCATCTTCGTGGTTCTGGACGGGTATGATGTGGGTCTGCtgggcagagaggagagcagtcAGCAGTACAAAGACTCTCTGAGTCTCATTAGACAGCATAACCCCAACAAAGACCTCAACAGCCCAG tgtttaaagGTTTGGAGGAGAGATATACGATGTTTAATGGAGGCTTCAGCAAAGTTCAGCTGGACTGGCTCGATTCTGTTCTgtcctcagctgatgaaaaaCAGGAGAAAGTCACAATCGTCA gTCATCTCCCAGTCCACCCTCGCTCCACCACACCCATCTGCCTCGCCTGGAACTACGACGAGCTGCTGTCCGTCATCCGCTCCCATAGTTGCGTGGTGTGCTTCATGGCCGGACACGACCACGACGGAGGATACCACAGGGACAAAAATGGGGGGGTACACCACCTGACCGTACAGGGCGTCGTAGAAACTCCACCAGACGGCAACGCCTTCGCCACTGTCTCCGTGTATGAGGACAAGATGGAGCTGAAAGGATGCGGGAGGGTCAGGGACCGAGTGTTTGAGTTCCCACAGAACGAAGGCAACATAACAAAAGCAATGACAGATTTACAGATTAATTGA